The following are encoded in a window of Lichenicola cladoniae genomic DNA:
- a CDS encoding alpha-hydroxy acid oxidase gives MMSPDGHTGPGRITSRQRRLLGQALELEDFAGLVRPFLPRAVHGYVTNGADSGGVVTSNRTIFDRWRMVTRVLRDVSARTQATTLFGHEYAAPFGIAPMGSAAVIAFDADNRMARAAASANVPFILSANSITPMEEVVKANPDMWFAAYQSPDHAKIERMVERVAQAGIKVFVLTVDVPVGSNRPADARTGYTMPLSPTPRLALDSILHPRWLVGTGMRTLSRRGMPAISNVEANEPIGLFSRNVGRVTGYSSFTWREAELIRKLWKGPFVLKGVLAAEDVRIAREGGIDGIVVSNHGGRQLGCAVSPMEVLHEIKAKSGDMTVIVDSGFRRGTDLLTACALGADFVLVGRPFLYATALAGEAGLRHAMSLLAREVDIGMGLLGVRTLAELGPEYLRATTGSVHEHQPEY, from the coding sequence ATGATGTCGCCGGATGGGCATACCGGGCCGGGCCGGATCACATCCCGTCAGCGGCGGCTGCTGGGACAGGCGCTGGAACTCGAGGATTTCGCGGGGCTGGTCAGACCTTTCCTGCCGCGCGCGGTGCATGGCTACGTGACCAACGGTGCCGACTCCGGCGGCGTGGTGACAAGCAACCGCACGATCTTCGATCGCTGGCGGATGGTGACACGCGTGTTGCGCGATGTCAGCGCTCGCACGCAGGCGACCACCCTGTTCGGGCATGAATATGCCGCTCCCTTCGGTATCGCGCCGATGGGCTCCGCCGCCGTGATCGCGTTCGACGCCGATAACCGGATGGCGCGGGCCGCTGCTTCTGCCAACGTCCCGTTCATTCTGAGCGCCAACTCCATCACGCCGATGGAGGAGGTCGTAAAAGCCAATCCGGACATGTGGTTCGCGGCTTACCAGTCTCCCGATCATGCCAAGATCGAGCGGATGGTCGAGCGTGTCGCACAGGCAGGCATCAAGGTGTTCGTGCTGACGGTCGACGTGCCGGTCGGTTCCAACCGCCCGGCCGACGCGCGCACCGGCTACACCATGCCGCTCAGCCCGACCCCGCGCCTTGCTCTCGACTCCATCCTGCATCCGCGCTGGCTGGTCGGCACCGGCATGCGCACCCTGTCCCGGCGCGGCATGCCGGCGATCAGCAATGTCGAGGCGAACGAGCCGATCGGGCTGTTCTCGCGCAATGTCGGCCGCGTCACCGGTTATAGTTCGTTTACCTGGCGCGAAGCGGAGTTGATCCGCAAGCTGTGGAAGGGGCCGTTCGTGCTGAAGGGCGTGCTCGCAGCCGAGGATGTCCGGATTGCCCGCGAAGGCGGTATCGACGGGATCGTCGTGTCCAACCATGGCGGCCGTCAGCTGGGCTGCGCCGTCTCGCCGATGGAAGTGCTGCACGAGATCAAGGCGAAGAGCGGCGACATGACGGTTATCGTCGATAGCGGCTTCCGGCGCGGCACGGACCTGCTCACGGCCTGCGCGCTCGGCGCCGATTTCGTACTGGTCGGCCGACCGTTCCTCTACGCGACGGCGCTGGCGGGCGAGGCGGGGCTGCGCCACGCAATGTCGCTTCTGGCGCGCGAAGTGGATATCGGCATGGGCCTGTTGGGCGTGCGGACCCTGGCGGAGCTAGGACCGGAATACCTGCGCGCGACGACAGGAAGCGTGCACGAGCACCAGCCGGAGTACTGA
- a CDS encoding pyridoxal phosphate-dependent aminotransferase, translated as MDSLLFRSDTLARPGVEMLPGSLIREVAQEGLGLQGVIPLWFGEPDSVTPGFIRDAAKRALDDGQTFYTSNYGIYPLREAIARYQGRLGRISAPERVSVTSSGVNAILLACQTILAPGDRVVLPVPAWPNLAGIAAVVGAEVTAVPLRLHEARWQLDLDELLAALTPDTRMVILNAPANPTGAMLTRDEMVVILAHCRRHGIWILADDVYERVVFERDVAPSFLELADVDDRVVSINSFSKSWAMTGWRLGWITAPPALMSALGKITEFNTSCAPGFVQSAGIVALEQGEPFVAAMRARLQSRRDIAADLLDAIPGITTPRPEGAMYAFMRIAGCTDSLALAKSLLREARVGVAPGRAFGESGEGCLRLCFAVEEATLREAIGRIAAYFRMHPLA; from the coding sequence ATGGACAGCCTGCTTTTCCGATCCGACACCCTTGCCCGGCCGGGCGTCGAAATGCTGCCTGGCTCCCTCATCCGCGAGGTCGCGCAGGAGGGGCTCGGCCTGCAGGGTGTCATCCCGCTCTGGTTCGGCGAGCCGGACTCGGTGACGCCGGGCTTCATCCGCGACGCGGCCAAGCGTGCGCTCGATGATGGCCAGACCTTCTACACCTCCAACTACGGCATCTACCCGCTGCGCGAGGCGATCGCGCGCTATCAGGGCCGCCTCGGCCGCATCAGTGCGCCGGAGCGCGTTTCCGTCACGTCCTCCGGGGTGAACGCGATCCTGCTGGCCTGCCAGACCATCCTGGCGCCGGGCGACCGGGTCGTCCTGCCGGTGCCCGCCTGGCCGAACCTGGCCGGCATCGCGGCCGTGGTGGGCGCCGAGGTCACGGCGGTTCCGCTCCGGCTGCATGAGGCGCGGTGGCAGCTGGACCTGGACGAGCTGCTTGCCGCGCTGACACCGGACACGCGGATGGTGATCCTGAATGCGCCCGCCAACCCGACCGGCGCGATGCTCACGCGCGACGAAATGGTCGTGATCCTGGCGCACTGCCGGCGGCACGGCATCTGGATCCTGGCTGACGACGTGTACGAGCGCGTGGTGTTCGAGCGCGACGTCGCACCGTCTTTCCTCGAGCTGGCCGATGTCGACGATCGGGTGGTTTCCATCAACTCGTTTTCCAAGAGCTGGGCGATGACCGGCTGGCGCCTTGGCTGGATCACCGCTCCGCCGGCCCTGATGTCGGCGTTGGGCAAGATCACCGAGTTCAATACCTCCTGCGCGCCGGGCTTCGTGCAGAGCGCCGGCATCGTGGCGCTGGAACAGGGAGAGCCATTCGTCGCGGCGATGCGCGCCCGGTTGCAGTCTCGGCGAGATATCGCCGCCGATCTGCTGGACGCTATTCCCGGCATCACGACACCGCGGCCGGAAGGGGCGATGTATGCCTTCATGCGCATCGCCGGCTGCACCGACAGCCTGGCTCTGGCGAAGAGCCTGTTGCGCGAGGCGCGTGTCGGCGTGGCTCCTGGCCGTGCCTTCGGCGAGTCCGGGGAGGGTTGCCTTCGTCTGTGCTTTGCAGTCGAGGAGGCCACGCTCCGCGAAGCGATCGGACGGATCGCCGCGTACTTCCGCATGCACCCGCTCGCATAA
- a CDS encoding SDR family NAD(P)-dependent oxidoreductase, whose product MSDPTMADQFATYPSLRDRRVLVTGGASGIGASIVRHFAEQGAHVGFLDLDEAAAAATLAGMPEGSTVRFAKVDLRDIPALRLAIASLRDQLGGPFTVLVNNAARDDRHAIDDVTPEYWDDRMATNLRHQFFCVQALKPDMIAAGGGSIINMSSNSFLLASGGMPAYTAAKSAVIGLTRGLARDLGPHHIRANIVYPGWIITQRQLDLWMTDEAEQKRVSGQCIPDRLYEPDVARMVLWLAADDSRMVTAREFVVDGGWF is encoded by the coding sequence GTGAGTGACCCGACCATGGCCGACCAGTTCGCCACCTATCCGAGCCTGAGGGATCGCCGTGTTCTCGTGACCGGCGGCGCCTCCGGCATCGGCGCCAGCATCGTCCGTCATTTCGCGGAGCAGGGCGCGCATGTCGGTTTCCTCGACCTCGACGAGGCTGCCGCCGCCGCCACTCTCGCAGGGATGCCGGAAGGATCGACCGTCCGCTTCGCCAAGGTCGATCTGCGCGACATTCCGGCGCTGCGGCTCGCGATCGCGAGCCTGCGCGACCAGCTCGGCGGGCCATTCACCGTCCTGGTCAACAACGCGGCTCGCGACGACCGGCATGCCATCGACGACGTGACCCCCGAATACTGGGACGACCGCATGGCGACCAACCTGCGCCACCAGTTCTTCTGCGTGCAGGCGCTCAAGCCGGACATGATCGCGGCCGGCGGCGGCTCGATCATCAACATGAGCTCCAACAGTTTCCTGCTGGCGTCGGGCGGCATGCCCGCGTACACCGCCGCTAAGTCCGCGGTGATCGGTCTGACCCGCGGCCTCGCGCGCGACCTCGGCCCGCACCACATCCGCGCCAACATCGTCTACCCGGGCTGGATCATCACCCAGCGCCAGCTCGACCTCTGGATGACCGACGAGGCCGAGCAGAAGCGCGTCAGCGGGCAGTGCATCCCGGACCGTCTCTACGAGCCCGACGTTGCACGCATGGTGCTCTGGCTCGCCGCCGACGACAGCCGCATGGTGACGGCACGCGAGTTCGTCGTGGATGGCGGCTGGTTCTGA
- a CDS encoding glutathione S-transferase family protein, which yields MGLLVDGHWQDQWYETRDGRFERQDSKFRNWVTPDGQPGPSGEGGFRAEPGRYHLYVSLACPWAHRTLIMRRLKGLEQMIGVSVTHWLMAEHGWTFEPGPGVVGDPINGARLMHEVYTAADPHYTGRVTVPVLWDRQRRTIVSNESADIVRMLNSAFDAIGATPGDYVPASLLAEIDAVNARVYATVNNGVYRAGFATTQEAYEEAVTGLFDTLDWLEQRLAGQRYLVGDVPTEADIRLFTTLIRFDPVYHGHFKCNLRRIVDYPNLSRFVADVRQWPGVAETIDLDHIKRHYYQSHKTINPTGIVPLGPVA from the coding sequence ATGGGATTGCTGGTTGACGGACATTGGCAGGACCAGTGGTACGAAACGCGTGACGGCAGGTTCGAGCGGCAGGACAGCAAGTTCCGCAACTGGGTCACGCCGGATGGCCAGCCGGGACCCTCCGGCGAAGGCGGCTTCAGGGCGGAGCCTGGGCGCTACCACCTGTATGTCTCGCTCGCCTGCCCATGGGCGCACCGCACGCTGATCATGCGCCGCCTCAAGGGATTGGAGCAGATGATCGGCGTCTCGGTGACGCACTGGCTGATGGCCGAGCATGGCTGGACCTTCGAGCCCGGACCGGGAGTGGTTGGCGACCCGATCAACGGTGCCCGCTTGATGCACGAGGTCTATACGGCCGCCGATCCGCACTATACCGGCCGGGTCACGGTTCCGGTGCTCTGGGACCGCCAGCGCCGCACCATCGTGTCGAACGAGAGCGCCGACATCGTGCGCATGCTGAACAGCGCGTTCGACGCAATAGGCGCCACCCCAGGTGATTACGTGCCGGCGTCGCTGCTGGCCGAGATCGATGCGGTCAACGCGCGGGTCTATGCGACGGTCAATAACGGCGTCTACCGGGCCGGCTTCGCGACCACGCAGGAAGCATACGAGGAAGCCGTGACCGGATTGTTCGACACGCTCGACTGGCTGGAACAGCGTCTCGCCGGGCAGCGCTATCTGGTCGGCGACGTGCCGACCGAAGCCGATATCCGGCTGTTCACCACGCTGATACGGTTCGATCCGGTCTATCACGGTCACTTCAAGTGCAACCTGCGACGGATCGTCGACTACCCGAACCTGTCGCGTTTCGTGGCCGACGTGCGGCAGTGGCCCGGTGTCGCCGAGACGATCGATCTCGACCACATCAAGCGGCATTACTACCAGAGCCACAAGACGATCAATCCGACCGGCATCGTTCCGCTCGGCCCGGTCGCCTAG
- a CDS encoding TOBE domain-containing protein, with protein sequence MKISARNILDGRIVALTKGATTAHVRLEIAGGAIVTASITNEAVDELGLAVGSLASAVIKSSDVMIAVD encoded by the coding sequence ATGAAAATCAGCGCGCGCAACATCCTGGACGGGCGGATCGTGGCCCTGACCAAGGGCGCCACCACCGCCCATGTCCGGCTCGAGATCGCCGGCGGCGCCATCGTCACCGCGTCTATCACCAACGAGGCGGTCGACGAGCTCGGCCTGGCGGTCGGGAGCCTGGCCAGTGCGGTCATCAAATCGTCCGACGTCATGATCGCGGTGGACTGA
- a CDS encoding sulfotransferase family protein: MSRTIHFISGLPRSGSTLLAALLRQNPMLRAEMSSPVAVLCERVLPVIGHGEYATMFDDQLRRQILNGLVDSYYAGTPEETVLFDTNRAWCAHMRVLADLRPGAFVIACVRDPVWIIDSFERLLRRNTYLVSKLHGVAHSATVFDRVEQLMAVQGAFGAAWQAVQDAYYGEFAHRLIVVDYDELVADPVRVLAALYDVLQLAPFEHDPNALAFEGGQAFDAALNTPGLHAVRPRVERTHRRTILPPQIVKRLAGTSFWRDPAHNPGGAFVIAPE; the protein is encoded by the coding sequence ATGAGCCGAACGATCCACTTCATATCCGGTTTGCCCCGCTCCGGTTCAACCTTGCTGGCGGCGTTGCTGCGCCAGAACCCGATGCTCCGGGCGGAGATGAGCAGCCCGGTCGCGGTGCTGTGCGAGCGGGTGCTGCCGGTCATCGGGCATGGCGAGTATGCCACCATGTTCGACGATCAGCTCCGCCGGCAAATCCTGAACGGCCTGGTCGACAGCTACTACGCGGGCACGCCGGAGGAGACGGTGCTGTTCGACACCAACCGCGCCTGGTGCGCGCACATGCGCGTGCTGGCGGACCTGCGTCCCGGCGCCTTCGTGATCGCCTGCGTGCGCGATCCGGTCTGGATCATCGACAGCTTCGAGCGGCTGCTGCGCCGGAATACCTACCTGGTATCGAAGCTGCACGGCGTCGCGCACTCGGCCACGGTGTTCGACCGGGTCGAGCAGCTGATGGCGGTGCAGGGTGCGTTCGGTGCCGCCTGGCAGGCGGTGCAGGACGCCTATTACGGCGAGTTCGCGCACCGGCTGATCGTGGTCGATTACGACGAGCTCGTGGCCGATCCGGTCCGTGTGCTGGCGGCCCTGTACGACGTGCTGCAACTGGCACCCTTCGAGCACGATCCGAATGCGCTCGCCTTCGAGGGTGGGCAGGCGTTCGACGCGGCACTCAACACGCCGGGCCTGCACGCGGTCCGGCCCAGGGTCGAGCGCACCCATCGGCGCACCATCCTGCCGCCGCAGATCGTCAAGCGGCTGGCCGGTACCAGCTTCTGGCGCGATCCGGCCCACAACCCGGGCGGCGCCTTCGTCATTGCGCCGGAGTAG
- a CDS encoding YoaK family protein — MTRSDRRTILLALGLAALAGYVDALGYLTLKGFFVSFMSGNSTRLAVGLAERSRQPVATAGALIGLFVAGVVLGSIVSHVAKRPRRAVLSLVAVLLGLAALSASPAMQALMSGWLAGDRLPITLMTLALGAENATIQRAGEVSIAVTYMTGTLVKMGQALARAMLGGKRLEWLPYLMLWVALVLGAVAGAALFPTVRLEGLWIAAIWCALLAVWAGDAKDPSTPAQ; from the coding sequence ATGACCCGCTCGGACCGCCGCACCATCCTGCTCGCCCTCGGCCTTGCCGCACTCGCCGGCTACGTCGATGCGCTAGGCTACCTGACGCTGAAGGGGTTCTTCGTCTCCTTCATGAGCGGCAACTCGACCCGCCTCGCGGTCGGGCTGGCGGAACGATCCCGCCAGCCGGTGGCGACGGCCGGTGCGTTGATCGGGTTGTTCGTGGCGGGCGTGGTGTTGGGCTCGATCGTGAGCCACGTGGCAAAGCGTCCCCGCCGGGCGGTGCTTTCGTTGGTGGCGGTCCTGCTGGGGCTGGCGGCACTGTCAGCGTCGCCCGCGATGCAGGCGCTGATGTCCGGCTGGCTTGCAGGAGACAGGCTCCCGATCACGCTGATGACGCTGGCGCTGGGTGCGGAGAACGCGACGATCCAGCGCGCTGGCGAGGTCAGCATCGCCGTCACCTACATGACCGGGACGCTGGTCAAGATGGGCCAGGCTCTCGCCCGGGCGATGCTCGGCGGCAAGCGGCTGGAGTGGCTGCCTTACCTCATGCTGTGGGTGGCGCTGGTGCTTGGTGCCGTCGCCGGTGCGGCGTTGTTCCCGACCGTCCGGCTGGAAGGCTTATGGATCGCGGCGATCTGGTGTGCGCTGCTGGCAGTATGGGCAGGCGACGCGAAGGACCCGTCTACTCCGGCGCAATGA
- a CDS encoding MFS transporter, with amino-acid sequence MASGITIGTPTHPPAPGGPIPGGPVPRTAVHVVVACYLGWMLDSFDYFITVLVLDQVARSFGVTTGATAFALTATLACRVIGAVLFGRLADRFGRRPTMMVNVISYATLELMSGFAPTFTIFLILRALYGIAMGGEWGVGASLAMESIPARWRGMVSGILQTGYPTGYLLASLLYLAEPYIGWRGMFMVGALPALLVLYIRTTVPESPDWLLHKKVVREPILSVLRRHVGLSAYAIVLLTCMLFFSHGSQDLYPSQFLGRFHHLSHPTVVVMMVIYNIGAIVGGLSVGYLSQRIGRRWALGLAAAMALPIIPLWVFANGVVPLAIGGFLIQFAVQGAWGVVPAYLNEISPSAIRGTFPGVVYQLGNLFASPNANIQVWLAGLPTSDIRWALAGVIGVVAIAIAVLAALGRETRFVRMGLERSPSDMASPVGSS; translated from the coding sequence TTGGCTTCCGGCATCACGATCGGCACTCCGACCCACCCACCGGCACCGGGCGGTCCCATACCGGGCGGACCGGTCCCGCGTACCGCGGTCCATGTCGTCGTCGCCTGCTACCTCGGCTGGATGCTGGATTCGTTCGACTACTTCATCACCGTGCTGGTGCTCGACCAGGTCGCGCGCAGCTTCGGCGTCACCACGGGTGCGACGGCGTTCGCGCTGACCGCGACCCTCGCCTGCCGGGTGATCGGCGCCGTGCTGTTCGGGCGGCTCGCCGACCGGTTCGGGCGCCGCCCGACGATGATGGTGAACGTCATCAGCTACGCCACCCTCGAACTGATGTCGGGCTTCGCGCCGACCTTCACGATCTTCCTGATCCTGCGCGCGCTGTATGGCATCGCCATGGGCGGGGAGTGGGGCGTCGGCGCCTCGCTGGCGATGGAGAGCATCCCGGCACGCTGGCGCGGCATGGTGTCGGGGATCCTGCAGACCGGCTACCCGACCGGCTACCTGCTGGCCTCGCTGCTGTACCTGGCGGAACCCTATATCGGCTGGCGCGGCATGTTCATGGTCGGCGCGCTGCCGGCGCTGCTGGTGCTCTATATCAGGACCACCGTGCCGGAGAGTCCGGACTGGCTGCTGCACAAGAAAGTGGTGCGCGAACCGATCCTGTCGGTGCTGCGTCGCCATGTCGGCCTCAGCGCCTATGCGATCGTGCTGCTCACCTGCATGCTATTTTTCTCGCACGGCTCGCAGGACCTCTACCCGTCGCAGTTCCTGGGCCGCTTCCACCATCTGTCGCACCCGACCGTCGTGGTGATGATGGTGATCTACAATATCGGCGCCATCGTCGGCGGCCTGTCGGTCGGCTACCTGAGCCAGCGGATCGGCCGTCGCTGGGCACTGGGTCTCGCCGCCGCAATGGCCCTGCCGATCATCCCGCTCTGGGTGTTCGCGAACGGCGTCGTGCCCCTGGCGATCGGCGGCTTCCTGATCCAGTTCGCGGTGCAGGGCGCCTGGGGCGTGGTGCCCGCCTATCTCAACGAGATCTCGCCATCGGCGATCCGGGGCACGTTCCCGGGCGTGGTCTACCAGCTCGGCAACCTGTTCGCCTCGCCGAACGCCAACATCCAGGTCTGGCTGGCAGGCCTGCCCACCAGCGACATACGCTGGGCGCTGGCCGGGGTAATCGGGGTCGTGGCGATCGCGATCGCCGTGCTTGCCGCTCTCGGCCGGGAAACCCGCTTCGTCCGCATGGGGCTGGAACGCTCGCCCAGCGACATGGCCTCGCCCGTCGGTTCGTCATGA
- a CDS encoding S24 family peptidase has protein sequence MSMKHEDVWRALDTLAAEKGLSPSGLARAAGLDPTAFNRSKRTTSRGLRWPSTESLSRVLSATGASLESFTALVGGARALGLGRSHRAHRLPLLPLSQLCTDGLFDDAGNPSGQGWEETEVPQPGDPHGYAVRIDSARLEPVFREGGTLILSPAVPVRPGDRVLLRRGEGPVGAFVAGDRTATSFSFDSLDADSAGFSTTRETLVWLHRIIWASS, from the coding sequence ATGTCGATGAAACACGAGGATGTCTGGCGTGCGCTCGACACGCTGGCCGCGGAAAAAGGGTTGTCCCCGTCCGGCCTCGCGCGTGCGGCCGGGCTCGACCCGACCGCCTTCAACCGGTCCAAGCGCACCACCAGCCGTGGCCTGCGCTGGCCCAGCACGGAGAGCCTGTCCCGCGTGCTGTCGGCAACCGGCGCAAGCCTGGAAAGCTTCACCGCACTGGTCGGCGGTGCCCGCGCGCTCGGCCTCGGACGCAGCCATCGTGCCCACCGTCTGCCGCTGCTACCGCTCTCGCAGCTCTGCACCGACGGGCTGTTCGACGATGCCGGAAACCCCAGTGGGCAGGGCTGGGAAGAAACCGAGGTGCCGCAGCCGGGTGATCCGCACGGCTATGCGGTCCGGATCGACTCCGCCCGGCTGGAGCCGGTGTTCCGCGAGGGCGGCACGCTGATCCTGTCACCGGCAGTTCCGGTCCGTCCGGGAGACCGCGTGCTGTTGCGTCGTGGAGAGGGCCCGGTCGGAGCGTTCGTGGCCGGCGACCGGACCGCGACGAGCTTCAGCTTCGATAGCCTCGATGCAGACAGCGCCGGCTTCTCGACCACCCGCGAGACGCTGGTCTGGCTGCACCGGATCATCTGGGCAAGTTCCTGA